A window of the Gemmatirosa kalamazoonensis genome harbors these coding sequences:
- a CDS encoding RNA methyltransferase → MTETSVLDAVSVVLFEPQDPINIGAVVRAMKNMGVRDLRLVNPVEYELNRIEQVAHNTRDVAERIRHFASLDEALADCVWVAGFSARRRAAKWARVEPRGAAERAIEHAADGTVAFLFGREDHGLPAEALDRTHAVVTIPTTEHASINLAQSVLIGLYELHLAAGDATRIRHGSNKPRKDAPPPTGEEWELFFKDAERALHAIDFLKTRNPEHVMRSMRSVFFRAEPNSRELTLQRAVFIEIMRTVERVERLTAARVREERERAS, encoded by the coding sequence GTCGTGCTGTTCGAGCCGCAGGACCCGATCAACATCGGCGCGGTGGTGCGCGCGATGAAGAACATGGGCGTGCGCGACCTGCGGCTCGTGAACCCCGTCGAGTACGAGTTGAACCGGATCGAGCAGGTGGCGCACAACACGCGCGACGTCGCGGAGCGCATCCGGCACTTCGCCTCGCTCGACGAGGCGCTCGCCGACTGCGTGTGGGTGGCCGGCTTCTCCGCGCGACGGCGCGCCGCGAAATGGGCCCGCGTCGAGCCGCGCGGCGCGGCCGAGCGAGCGATCGAGCACGCGGCCGACGGCACGGTCGCGTTCCTGTTCGGCCGCGAGGACCATGGCCTCCCGGCCGAGGCGCTCGATCGCACGCACGCCGTGGTGACCATCCCCACCACGGAGCACGCGTCGATCAACCTCGCGCAGTCGGTGCTCATCGGGCTCTACGAGCTGCACCTCGCCGCGGGCGACGCGACGCGCATCCGCCACGGCAGCAACAAGCCGCGCAAGGACGCGCCGCCGCCCACCGGCGAGGAATGGGAGCTGTTCTTCAAGGACGCCGAGCGCGCGCTGCACGCCATCGACTTCCTGAAGACGCGCAATCCCGAGCACGTCATGCGCTCGATGCGCTCCGTGTTCTTCCGCGCCGAGCCGAACTCGCGCGAGCTGACGCTGCAGCGCGCGGTGTTCATCGAGATCATGCGCACCGTCGAGCGGGTGGAGCGGCTCACCGCCGCGCGCGTGCGCGAGGAGCGGGAGCGCGCGTCGTGA